The Mya arenaria isolate MELC-2E11 chromosome 15, ASM2691426v1 genomic sequence ACCGGAAAACATCGACATACTTAAGtaccacaaaaacataaacacatagTTACTAATATACATTTGTCAGCGGCTTCTAACTGTCAGAAAATCAGGAGTTCCTTGTAAGTTACTTAACAAGATCCTGTTTCAAGGCGCAAGGATCACATGCTACCCGAACTTTATTGTCTGGTCCTTTGTGACTAATGAATCCCTCAAACTAACTAAAAACACACTAATGCCGGTGAAGAGTTGCACTTGGCATAAGGCATTCCCAGCAAAACGCAGTTTCAATTAGAATAAGACTGATGGTGTGTTTGCTATATTATTCTGCTATATCAAAGAGATTTGATTAAGTAATAAAGGATAAGACATATTGACATATATAATCACAACTGATTTAGTGTGAAACGTGAACACCATACTCCATACAATGAGTGAACATCattaacagtttaaataaagtattcttattattttttttcaaattctgacaaaaagTGCTCTATTTTGTAGAAATATCCCTCATTAAAATTCAGTGATTAGTAGCCTATAAGGCTTTGATTTACAGAATTCTGCTCAAAATGGTATCTCTCAACTTACTGTATGgtgtttttcataaacataagtaacatttcttaatttcatattaaaaacaatgttgcCACAATACAAGTATGCGTTTTTGTCCCGCGCTCTCTCTTCCGAggtgtatttaataaaattgaaaagaagATCCAAAAGTCAGCATGTTCAATCCTTCCTCGtatcttaaatttgttaattatttacatgtatttaccacttcacattctgtaattattgtgcCCTTATTTTTGAACTTTGATTTAACTTTTACATTCTATATAGAGGGATGGGTAGTTGATGAAATGACACAAACCATTTAACCCACGCTCGTTACAATGGAAACGCAGCAGTGTGTAACCCAGAGTCCtactttttattcttttcaaaTTTACAGTGAGTAGTTGTACCATTGATAGCTCTGTTCGTTTGATATTGTGGTTTAAGCTAAAACCTGTTGGGgttgtgttttaatttgttgGCAAAAAAGTAAGGTGGATTAGTGAGTTATGATATGAAAGGGTAAGaatggatgttttatgtttGGCAGCTATTAATTTCCTGCTATTGTTTTCTAGAgaccattttgttaaaatgactGTTACTTTATAGGCTTATATACGAGCATAAAATGTTTGTAGGTTGAtatcaatacaacataatatCGCAAGGTTTACTTTGTTCCTGGTTGAATAGAACATCACTTAGTTGTCTGTATTACAGAATGTGCAGTACAACAATATCCCTCCGCGTGTTTGTCAACATTTTAGTTGGAGATGGAATTTAAAAATGTGCTGAATATAGTTTGATACCATACGTAACATGTTTTGACTGCATTACACTGATTaatttatttgactttaatgataaaaacgaAAAGTTCCTATGGTTCAGGATCAGATAGAAAAGTACCGGTATTTTGTCACTTTTAAACTGGGGCTTTTATGACtacgtttttattaaaaagaagatttcataaaggtttatactttttatctgtaccttaatatgcttttttgtttaaacattgaaGTCAAATGAACTTACACCAAAAAAATCAACTTACATTTTGCATCTTTAAACAGGAAAGACATGATGATTATATTGCAACCTATGTCTTCATCTTACCGAATGTGACGTCATAATTCAAAAAAGCAAATTTCATCAACAACTAGTGTTTATGTTGTGATTCCTACTGgatattatgttgtttaaaattatttcggTACGACATTTAAAACGCACCAAAAACTAATCTCATATTGTAATTGATTTTGACTTGGCATTTCAATGATTAAATTGAGTCCGTAGTgtatatcaatacaaaaacagtGACAAGTGTTTGTTCCGTGTACCTCAACGTTAAAGACGTCACGTCAGTAGCAAATCTTACACGTCAGAAATGTTGCGCATCACAAAATATTACGTCAAAGTAGATTGAAATTTTCGTAAGTATTGCCAGCTAAAAGCCAAATCAATGTTTAATCATAATGACAGTATTCTGGTTAGCTTAAGATGATCAACACCACGACTTAAGCGTAGCACAGAAAACgtcatattttaaagataaagagCTGTGTAACAGTTCCATCATACGTCTCCTAATGGCTTGGTCATTTCCGATACAAATCAAAAACAGCAAATGATTGACGACGGCAGAGCATTAAgcaaatgttttaatgatttgaaacacgtgtttttacattgtttgtATAACGGTATTCCCAATAACATCATTTTTCCGATAAAATCTTTTCCGGTGTTACATTTGTGCTAAGaattaatgacaataaattaaCGTGACACACATtatcttcattttttgaaagtGGTGCGCTTACATTGACAGACAgtttacattcaaataaatttataatttgtattattatatcatttaaagttATGTCATGAACTTTAAAAGGTTCAATTTCTTAGCAAATTAATATTTCAGTAGTTAGTAATCGGTTTAAAAAATTCGGTTGTAAAAATTGATTATATTCATTTCAGATACAAGAGTAACAGGAAATGGCGTTCTCTAGGAGCTTCTTCATCTTAACCTTCATCATTTGTGTTGTCCAAAACAGTGTGGATGGATACATGTTGTCGGACGTCCAACGTTTATGCAATGATAAAAAGTTGGATAATAACAGAATGTTTCGACCCATCCTGAATCAATCTGAAGCAATCCAGGTCTACACTGGACTTGATTTGATTTCAATTCAGGAGTTCAATGAAGTCGAAGAAAAGATATCGTACACCGGTTTGTTGTATTTGGTTTGGACGGATGAGATTTTCACTTGGAATGCTTCCGCATACGGTGATCTAGAGGATTTTTATATTGGTGCAAATGAAATATGGGTTCCACAATTGATGAATACAAATGCTGTTGAGGAAATAGATAAGCTGTCCCAGGACTGGCATTCTGTCAGAGTTGAAAGCAACGGTTTAATGGTGTACACGATTGCTGATATTTTTACGTCATCTTGTGCGTTTGACGTCAAGTATTATCCGTGGGATACACAAATTTGTAGTTTTCATTTCATGCCATCAAGTTATGAACCAAGCAAAATTAAACTCACTCCCTATTACAAGCAGGTATTACAGACGTATTATTTCCCAAGTGGGTCATGGGACCTTGTGAAAACAAAAGCGGAGTCAGAGTTAGATGGGTATATGGTTACTTTTAACATCACCATCCGACGCAAACCAAAGTTCGTCATTGTCAATGTTATACTACCGCTGATGTTCATGTCCGTCTTAAATATCTGTGTATTCCTTATTCCAACGGAAAGTGGAGAACGCATTTCATACTGTTTGACCGTCTTATTAGCGATCGCTGTGTTTCTGACTCTTGTCGGAGATTCATTGCCGAAAAACGCCGAGCCCATGTCATACTACAGTTTCTACCTACTATCTGTTCTTGTTATCAGTGCTACAATAACAGTTTTTACGATACTAAACCTGCGGATGTATTACGCAGATGAAGAAAGTGAAGTGGGCACATTTTGGAGAACATTTGCAAATATAATGGGATGCAAATGCCGACGGTCAAAGAAAGACGAAAATGATGACAAGTACATACAACGGCAATACAACGGTCCAGCCAGGAGGAAAATCAACATGGACATTAAGGTGAACAGTCGAAATTACGATAGAGACTACGGTGGTCGTTCATTTATTGCTCACAATGCAGGTTGTGCAGTAAATAAACCTGAGCACAATACGGAAAATGTTGAAGCATTGAGGGAAAGCCATGAAGAACACCACGAGGACTCAGTGATGGCAACAGAGAGAACCTGGAAGGACATCAGTGTAGCTTTGGACACCGTGCTGTGTTTGCTCTTTCTTGTTGTATTTGTTGTGGATACAGCTGCGTTCATGGTCATGATATACATGGGGGATAACAACTAAGTGTTGGTATTCGCTGTGTGTGTATGGGTGTGTCGTTGCTATATGTATTACTACAGTTACCAAGAAAGTTCTGTTTTCGTTAGCAGAACAATCTGTTCTCTTACAATGAAAGCCGCATGGTATTCAGTTAgcacatttattcattttgttgcaGCATTTAGCTTGTGTTGTAAGTGTATGCCTGTAAAAGACTATAATAAAACTTGTCTTGGAACGTCATTTATTCTTCGGGTTTGTCTCAATACAAAAAGTTGACGAGTTTGATACtagcatttatttttcattttttgttttgtgtttttgagGACTCGAGAATCACTTCTAGCATTTATTAGCGTTTATTGGCTCGCTTTCAGCAAGATAAAATGTTTCCCTCTCTAACTCTTTCAACCGATCCTAACATAACAATTCATATTTGGTAAAAGTTTGGTTCCGATGTCTTGTATTGTCACTAGTCGCCACTTATCTTATATCTTTGTTCCTTTGGCGGGCGTATGTTTACTCAGCCGCACGTTGTTACTGCAATATCGTATGTTGACATACTCTTTAATTCGTTGTTGTCGTCGACT encodes the following:
- the LOC128220708 gene encoding neuronal acetylcholine receptor subunit alpha-7-like: MAFSRSFFILTFIICVVQNSVDGYMLSDVQRLCNDKKLDNNRMFRPILNQSEAIQVYTGLDLISIQEFNEVEEKISYTGLLYLVWTDEIFTWNASAYGDLEDFYIGANEIWVPQLMNTNAVEEIDKLSQDWHSVRVESNGLMVYTIADIFTSSCAFDVKYYPWDTQICSFHFMPSSYEPSKIKLTPYYKQVLQTYYFPSGSWDLVKTKAESELDGYMVTFNITIRRKPKFVIVNVILPLMFMSVLNICVFLIPTESGERISYCLTVLLAIAVFLTLVGDSLPKNAEPMSYYSFYLLSVLVISATITVFTILNLRMYYADEESEVGTFWRTFANIMGCKCRRSKKDENDDKYIQRQYNGPARRKINMDIKVNSRNYDRDYGGRSFIAHNAGCAVNKPEHNTENVEALRESHEEHHEDSVMATERTWKDISVALDTVLCLLFLVVFVVDTAAFMVMIYMGDNN